The Deltaproteobacteria bacterium DNA segment ATCCTCTGGCTGGGCACGGGGCACCACCCCTTCGCCCGCCGGGAGGACATCCACTGGATGCCCAAGGGGCGCTACGCGATCATGCGCAGCTACCTGCCCACCCGCGGCGGCCGCGCCCTGGACATGATGCTGCGCACCGGCACCGTGCAGGCGAACTACGACTACGCCTCCGAGGAGGACATGGTCCGCAAGATGCGGGCGGCGCTCTCGGTGACCTCGCTGGTGAGCGCCATCTACGCGAACTCCCCGCTGGTCGAGGGCAAGCTCACCGGCTGGGTGAGCGAGCGGCAGCGGATCTGGCTGGACGTGGATCCCGACCGCACGGGCCTCTTGCCCTTCGTCTTCGACGAGGACTTCGGCTACCAGCGCTACCTGGAGTGGGCCCTCGACGTGCCCATGTTCTTCCTGCGGCGGCGGGGGCAGTTCCTCTCCAAGATCTGCGGGGTGCCCTTCCGCCGCTTCCTCGAGGAGGGCTTCGAGGGCATCCAGCCGAGGATGGGGGACTTCGAGGACCACCTCACCACCCTCTTCCCCGAGGTGCGGCTCAAGGGCTACCTCGAGGTGCGCGGCGCCGACGGCTGCCGCCGGGACCTCAACTGCGCCCTGCCCGCCCTCTGGAAGGGCATCCTCTACGACGACGACGCCTCGGAGGCCGCGATCGCCCTGATGGCCGACGTCGACGCCCGCGGGCGCGAGCGCCTGCGCGAGGCCGTGGCCCGGGAGGGCCTCGAGGCGAAGGTGGATCAGGTGAACGTCCTCGAGCGCGCGCGGGAGCTGCTGGCGATCAGCCAGGAGGGCCTGAAGCGGCAGGCCTGCCTCGACGCCAACGGCCGGGACGAGCGGGTCTACCTGGAGGAGGTCGACCGGATCCTCTCCCTCGGCAAGAGCCCGGGGCACCTGGTCGCCGAGTTCTGGCAGAAGGACTGGGGGGCGCATCCCGAGCGCCTCGCCGAGCACTGCAAGTTCTGATTGCGTAATACGATTCTGACTGGTACGTATTACTCATGAGAGAGCCGATGCGGACGATCTCCCTGAAGATTCCGGCGCGCCTCGACCGCCTGCTGACGGTCCTGGCCCGGCGCCGCGGCACCTCGCGCTCAGCCGTGCTTCGGGAGGCGCTCGATGCCCTGGCCGGTATCGAGGAGCACTCCTTCGCCGCGGGCGCCGCGGACCTGGCGGGGCGTGTCGAGGGACCATCGGACCTCTCCACCTCCGAGCGCCACCTCGAGGGTTTCGGCGAGTGAAGCAGGCCCTGATCGACACGGGCCCCATCGTCGCCTTCTTGAACCGCCGCGACCGCCATCACGAGTGGGCCCGGACCGAGCTCTCGAGTCTGCGCCCTCCCCTCCTCACCTGCGAGCCCGTCCTGGCCGAGGCCTGCTTCCTGCTGCGAAACACCGAGGGTGGCGCGGATGCCGTGCTCGAGCTCGTCGCTCGCGACCTGCTGCGGGTGCAGTTCGAGGTCGCCGAGGAGATCGAGGCCCTCCGCTCCCTGATGAAGAAGTACGCCAGCGTGCCGATGTCCCTCGCCGACGCCTGCCTCGTCCGGGCGACCGAGCTCCACAAGGACAGCACCGTGCTCACCCTCGACGAGGACTTCCGCGTCTACCGGCGCAACCGGGGGCAGGCGATCCCGGTGATCATGCCGAGCTAGAGCGCCGGCGGCCTCTGCTACACTTCGGAGATGTGGCGGAGGGTGTTGGTGTTGGCGATTACGGCGTTGGTGCTGCCTGTCGCGGCCCGCGCCGAGACGAAGTGCCCGACCGAACGGACGGTGCTCTCGAAGTCGCTGCTCCACGGTGCCAGCGGGGAGCTGCTCGGAAGCCTCCTCTCGGGAACCAGGGTCCGCCTCACCGGAGCACTCCATCCGGACAATCCGAACTGGATGGAGGTCGAGCTTCAGAGTCCCGTGTCCCTTCGAGGTACATCGCCGAGAGGAGGATGACCGCGGGCTCGCCACCCGCGTGCGTTGCGACGCGCTGACGGGCGCCTCGCCGCTGCCCCTCAAGGAGGCCGGATGTGACGGCATGGCGGTCGGGTGGCCGGACTGGGTGAGCAGCGGGACCACGGTCGAGCTGGAGAGAGAGAAGCGGCGAGGCCTCAGGAGCTCGGACGAGAAGGAACCCACCATCAAGGTGAAGAGCCGGGATGGCGAACACCTCAAGGAATTCTCCAGGGCATCGGGCTACCTCGTGAAAGAAGGTGAAAACCGTGGCCTGGTCGAGGTGGTCCGGATGGACGGCCGGGTCTTTCTGGGTTGGGTCGACAGCGAGCGATACCGATCCGTTCCCAAGTACCTCGGCGGCGCCTGGTCCCACTTGTGCTGCCCGACTGAAATCGATCCAGCGTGGTCGGGTCACTGGAATCGAGGCTCCGGCCGGAAGGTCATGGAGGGTCAACAGAGGTTCCTCCGGACCGCGGCTCCGCAATCTGCCCGTTCCCCCGGCGCCGACCCTTCTCACCCATCCAGCCGATCTCGCTCTGGGATGCGAGGCCATGAAAGTCATCACCAAGGATGCCGAGACGAGGGATCGGCTCTACGCGTTCGTCGGATGCGCGAACCAGGCAGGTCGGGACAGCTGGATCCAGGCCGGTCCGCTCGTGATCCAGGAGAAGGGAAGGGAGCGCAGGCGGGCGTCGCTCCGAAGTGACGCCAGGTGCTACCTGCTGGGGCCAGTGGACCTTCGAGGCAAAGAGGCGCCGAAGAGAGGTGACGGGCCGCCCGTCGCCTGGATGAGGCTCTCGGCAACGGAAGACCACCTCCGGATGCACCTCGAGCTCTCCTCCGCGTCGAAGAGAAGGTTCAAGAACAGGAGTTCGGAAGAGGCCTGCGAGCCGTTCGAGGCCGAGTTCCGGGTCTCGGGTCAGGAGCTCGAGCTCGTGCGGACTGGCGGGCTCGACGAGACTCGCTAGCGCTTGCCGGAGAGCAAGATGTCGACGACCTGGTCCTGGCGGCCGGCCGGCCGGGCGCGATCGCGGGCCCAGGCCCGCAGCGCCTTCACCCGCTCCTCGTAGGTCCGATAGAGGGGCACCAGGTCGGCGGCCGCCCGGGCGAGATCCTGGGGCTCGAGCTCCCGGCCGGCGTTGAAGGCCCGGTAGAGGCCCGAGACCACGACCTGCTCGAGCTCGGCGCCGGAGTGGTAGCGCGTCTGATCGACCAGGCTCTCGAGGGGGAAGTCCGCCGGGTCGCGCCCCCTCCGGCGCAGGTGCACCGCGAGGATCTCCCTGCGATCGGGGTCCTCCGGCAGATCGACGAAGAAGATCTCGTCGAAGCGCCCCCGCCGCAGCAGCTCGGGAGGCAGGCCCGCCACCTCGTTGGCCGTGGCGACCACGAAGACCGGCGCCTCCTTCTCCTGCATCCAGGTGAGGAAGGTGGCCAGGACCCGGGTGGTGGTGGGATCGACGCTGCCCATCGAGGCGTCGGCGCCGGCGAAGCCCTTCTCGATCTCGTCGATCCAGAGCACGGCCGGCCCGAAGGCCTCGGAGACCCGCAGCGCCCGGCGCAGCCCTGCCTCCGGGGGCAGCTCGCCCCCGAAGACGGCCCCCAGATCGAGGCGCAGCAGGGGCAGGCGCCAGTGCGAGGAGACCGCCTTGGCCGAGAGGCTCTTGCCGCAGCCCTGCACGCCGAGGAGGAGCACGCCCCGGGGCAGGGGCAGGCCGAACTCCCGGGCGCCGGCGGTGAAGGCCTGCTCGCGCTCGGCGAGCCAGCGCTTGAGGGTGTCGAGGCCGCCCACGTCCTCGAAGCCGAAGTCGGGCTCCACCACCTCGAGGGCGAAGGCGTCCCGCAGGTGACGGCGCTTCTCGGCGAGGACCGGCGCCACCACGTCCTCGCCCGGCTGGGTGACGGCGGCGACGAAGGCCCGGTGCGCCGCGTTCTCCCCGAGGCCGAGGGCCGCGGCGATCAGGGCATCCTGGTGGGCCGCGGCGGTGCCGCCGAGCTCGGCGAGCATCGCGCGCAGCTCCTCGGCGTCGGGGGGCGGGACGAGCACCTGCACGACCTCGGCGGAGAGCTCGGGCGGGAGGGAGAAGGCGGGCCCGAGGAAGACGACGCAGCGGCCGCTCGCGGTGAGCTCGTCGGCGCGATCCCGCAGGTGGCGGACGAGGAGGGGATCGGCGGCGTAGGGGTGGAGATCCCGGAGGACCAGCAGGCTGGCCTCCTCCCCGGCGAGGAAGGCCTCGAGGGCCGCCTCGGGCCGGTCGAGCTCGGGCCGGCCGTCGAGCCCCCGGGTCGCCGACCAGCGCAGGAGGGTGGCCCCCCGCAGCCCGGCGACCTGCTCGATCAGCCGTAGCCCCCGGGCCTCCTCGCTGGTCTCGAGCTGGAGGAAGGGCCAGCCCGCGGACCAGAGCCTCGAGATCTCGAGGGCCAGGGGGGGCGCGCTCATGACTCCACCGTCACCCTCAGGACCTCGCTGAAGGAGGTCACGCCGTCGGCCAGCTTGCGGATCACGTGCTCGCGGAGATCCTGCATCCCGTCGGCGCGGGCGATCTCGCGCAGCGTCCGGGCATCGGCGCCCTCGGCGACCGCGATCCCGATCTTGGGTGTCATCTCGAAGAGCTCGAAGACCCCGCTGCGCCCGAGGTAGCCCGTGCCCCGGCACTTCGGGCAACCCTTGCCCTCCCGGGCGACGACCCGGCCGACGTGGTCCTCGGGGTGGGCGACGCCCAGGGCCGCCAGCTGCTCGTGGTTCAGGGGCACCTCCTGCACGCAGCCCCGGCAGACCCGCCGGACCAGCCGCTGCGCCATGGAGCCGATGAGGGTGCCCCCCAGGAGGAAGGGCGGCACGCCCAGATCGCGCAGCCGCACCACCGCCCCCGCCGAGTCGTTGGTGTGGAGGGTGGAGAGCACGAGGTGCCCGGTGAGGGCAGCCTGCACCGCGTGCTGGGCGGTCTCCGTGTCCCGGATCTCGCCCACCATGATCACGTCGGGGTCCTGCCGCAGGACGTGGCGCAGGGCCTTCGAGAAGTCGAGACCGATGCCCCGCTGCACGCTGATCTGGTTGAAGGCCTCACAGACCATCTCCACCGGATCCTCGATGGTCACGACGTTGATGTCCGGGCGGTTGATGGCCTGGAGCGAGGAGTAGAGGGTCGTGGTCTTGCCGGCGCCGGTGGGCCCGGTGACGAGGATCAGCCCGTTGGGCCGGCTGATCCAGCGCTCGAACTGCTCGAGCTCGTCCGCGTAGAAGCCGAGGTCCTCGAGGTCCTGCAGGAGCACCTCGGGATCGAAGACCCGGATGACCACCTTCTCGCCGAAGGCCACCGGGACCGTGGAGACCCGCAGCTCGACCTCGCGATCGCCGCGGCCGGTCTTGATCCGTCCGTCCTGGGGGCGCCGCTTCTCGGCGACGTCGAGCCGCGCGAGCACCTTCACCCGCGAGCTCACGGGCGCGTGGAGGGCCCGGGGGATCCGGTAGATGTCGTGGAGCACGCCATCGATCCGCATCCGGACCTGGGTGAACTCCCGCCGGGGCTCGATGTGGATGTCCGAGGCCCGCTGATCGAAGGCGTAGTGCAGGAGGTACTCGACGGCGTTGACGACGGGCCGGTCGTTCGCCTCGAGGGCCTCGTGATCGGAGAGCTGCACCAGCTGCTCGAGGTTGCCGATGTCGGGCAGCACGGTGGCGCCGCTGCTCTCGCTCATCGCCGCCGTGACGCTCTTGCGGAAGCCGTGGACGTCGGTGATCGAGCGGAGGATGTCCGCCTTCGAGCAGAGGACCGGGCGCACCTCGGTGCCGGTGATGTGCCGGACGTTCTCCAGCAGCTCGCGGTCCCAGGGGTTCACCACCGCCAGGAGGAGCTCGCCGGCCCGCTGGCCGATGGGCAGGCAGCCGTGGCGGCGGGCATAGGCCCGGCTGACGGTGCTGGTGATCAGCTGGGCGTCGAGCTTGAGCGGATCGATCTTCTGGCTCTCCACGCCGATCCGCTCGGCCACCAGCAGGGTGATCCGGTCCTCGTCGAGGACCTCTTCCCGGCCCGTTCCGTCCGGCAGCTGGAGGGAGGCCACCAGCTCGATGGGGGAGACCTCGTAGTGCCCCCGGGTCGAGAGGAGCCCGCCCCGCTCCTTCTGGAGCCGCCCGCGCTGGGTGCGGGCCCGCACCAGCACCTCCCGCCGGGAGTCCTCGTCGATCGCGCCCGCCTCGACGAGGATCGCGCTGACGAGCTCCAGGTCGAAGTCCCGGGCATGGGGGTCCAAGGGGATCTCCACCCCCTCGCTCCCGGAGGCCACCCTCCCCTCCTCGCTCTCAGGATTCACGCCGAGGAGTGTACCGCTAGGGCGCCCGGATCACGACGGCGAGGCCGTTGGGGACGCCCCAGCCGCCCTCGACCTCGACGGAGTGCTCACCGGCCTTCAGGGAGAGCTGGGTCGAGGGTCCGCCGTCGAGGTTCAGGGCGTGCCAGCAGCCGAGCCCCCCCTGCTCGGGCTCACGGGCGAGCCACTCGGCCAGGATCGCGGCGTCGATCGCCTCGGTGGTGAGGAGCACCACCTGGCGCGGCTTCGGCACGCAGGCCACCGTGCGACGGGCGGTCTGCTTCTTGAGCTTGAGGGCCTTGCCGGCGACCACCAGCCGGGGCCCCGACTGCAGGGCCTCGCGCACGCCCGGGGGCTTGGCGGTCGCCCACTGATCGGTGTGCACGACCCCGGCGGTGGTGCCCGCCACCCAGAAGACCCCCCAGTCGACGTTGCGCAGGCGGTTGCGCTCCCGGCCGTCGGCCAGGACCAGGCCCAGGGGCTTGCCCGAGGGGTCGAAGAAGCCGCCGTTGACGACGGCCACCGCGCCCTCGGTCTCCTCGCGCAGGCGATCGACGGTCGCGCGCTCCCGCCCCGGCCGGCGGGCGTCGATCACGCGGACGTCGGCGCCGCCGAGGTCCACCCGCACGGCCTGCACCTCGACGTCCCCGGGCGCCCGGAGCTGCGCCGCGGCGACCCCCCGGCCGAGCGGCCGCCAGCTGCCGGAGTCCTCGCGGCAGCCGGCGATCGACGCGAGGCCGAGGAGGAGCAGCGCCAGCAGCCGCGGGCTCACTTGCGGCCCCCGAAGAGCTTGCGGATGCCCCGGAAGATCCCGGTGGACTGACCCTCGCCCCGCTCCCGGGCCAGGACGAGGTTCGCCAGATCCCGGATCTCGGTGCTGGAGCGCTGGAGGGCGGCCTCGACCTCGTCGGGGGTCTCGACGGTGGAGAGCACGCGGGAGATCACCTGGCCGGTGGACTCCTCGGTGGCCGTCACCGTGAGCAGCCCCTCCTCGTCGAGATCGAAGACGACCACCAGCTGCACCTCCCCCGCCGCCCGCTTCGGCAGCTCGACGAAGGCGAGGGTGCCCAGGTACTCGGCGTCCGCCGTGTAGCGGACGTTGCCCTGGAAGAGGGCCAGCTCGATCGAGGCCTGCCCCTCCTCACTGGTGGCGACCCGCACGGTCCGCTTGCAGGGGATCCGGGTGCCGCGCTCGATCACCGGCGCGATGCGCCCATCGGGCAGGCCGAGGCCGATGTTCTGGCCGAGGATGTCCTGCAGCTCCATCTTCGCGGCCCGGGGATCGGCGGCCTGCTGGATGTTCCGCGCCACCAGGGCGCAGCCCAGGGCCACCGCCTGCTCGGGATCGACCCCCCCGTCCCGGGCCTCCATCCCCAGCCGCGCCTCGAGGCGCTCGCGGACCAGGGGCATCCGCGACTGCGCCCCGACCAGGATCAGGTCGTCGAGCTGGTCGGCCGAGAGGCGGTGCTCCTGCAGGGTCTGGACGGTGAGCTCGACGGTGCGATCGATGAGGTGCTCGACCCAGCCCTCGAGCTCCTCGCGGCGCACCTCGAGCACGAGATCCTGCGAGCGGCCCGCGTCGTCCCGCCAGAGCCCGTGGATCTCCAGCGGCAAGGCGCGGGCGGAGCTCAGGGCGATCTTCAGCTTCTCGGCCTCGGTCAGGAGGCGCTCGAGGGTGGCGGGCTCGGGTTCGGCCGGCCCCCCCTGGCGGATCATCGCCTCGAGGAGGTGCCGGACGATCGCGAGATCGAAGTCCAGGCCGCCCAGGAAGTTGTCTCCCCCGGTGCCCACGACCTCGAAGCGATCCCCGGAGATGGTCAGCACCGAGACGTCGAAGGTGCCGCCGCCGAGGTCGTAGACCAGCACCCGGCGCCCGGGGATCTTCTGGCCGTAGCCGAAGGCCAGCGCCGCGGCGGTGGGCTCCGAGACGATCTTGAGGACCTCGAGGCCCGCCTCGAGGCCCGCCTGGCGCACGGCCGAGCGGCCGGCGTCTCCGAAGTAGGCCGGCACCGAGACCACCGCCCGGCTGCAGCCCTGCCCCAGCGCCAGCTCGGCGCCCGCCTTCACCGCGCCGAGGATCCGGGCGTTGATGTCGATGACCGAGAGGGTGTGGGCGGCCAGCGCGACCGCGACGCCACCCCCCTCGTCGGGGACCAGCTGGTAGGGCAGCCCCTCGGCCAGCTCCTGCACCACCGGAGCGTGGAAGCGGCGCCCCAGCAGGCGCTTGCTGCCGGAGACCGTCTCGGCGGGCTGCTCCAGCCGCCGCGCCAGGGCCGAGGCGCCGACCAGCACCTGCCCCCCCTTGCCGGAGGCCACCACCGCGGGCAGCCCCCGGCCGGCCTTGTCCAGGGGCAGGCAGCGCACGCCCCGCTCGTCGGCGATGGCGGCCAGGACCCGGCAGGTGCCCAGGTCGATGCCGAGGATCGGGCCGTCCTCGTCCCCCTCCTCGGCGAAGACCCCGGTCAGGGTCGGATCCCTACCCTCCTCGAGCGCCTCGGGGAGCGCGACCTCCTGGGACTCGGTGTACCAGGGGACCTTGGGCTTCTTCTTGCGGCGGGGGGCCGGCGTGGGCTGCCGGGAGGTGATCGACTGCGTGCGCTCGTCCTCGTCCTCCCCCTCCCCGGCGAGCTCGAGGCGCGCGTCCATCGCCTCGCCCTCGGGGTCGGTCGCCTCGCTCCGGCGCTGGCGAGAGGGCCGGCCCACGACGGTGTCCCGATCGGTGTCGCCCACGAGGAGCACCTCGCGAGAGCGGCGGACGGGCGGCGCGGTCACCTGGGTGGAGTCGTCGGAGGCCGCCCCGAAGAGCTCCTCCGGCCGGGCCACCAGGGTCGCGCCTTCGTCCTCGTCCTCGTCCTCGCCTTCGTCCTGGGGGCGCAGGGCCAGCCGGGCGTCGGGCCGGGTGCCGGGGTCGGTGGGGCCCTCCTCGAGCTCGGGCGGGAGGGCGGAGGGATCGGTGAAGGGCTCGTCCGGCTCGGGCTCGGGCGCCGGCTGCGGCTCGGGCTGGGGCTCGGGCTCCGGCTCGGGCTCGGGCTCCGGCTCGCCCGGGGCCGCCCCGGCGCGCGCGAGCTGGAGGACCTGGCGCCAGCGCTCCTTCGAGCTCGCGTCCATCCGGGTGAGGCGCAGCAGGAGCCCCGCGCCCGGCCTCGCGGGGGCGAGCTCGGCCACCTTCCCCTCACCGAGGAGGAGACGCTCGCCCTCGGCGTCGAGGAGCTCGAAGCGCACCAGGGTGCCGGCGGCCCAGTCCTTCCGGAGGGGCAAGAGCAGGCAGCCCTCCTCCACCTTCGGCGCCCAGGCCCGCACGAAGGCCTCGACCCCCGTGAGGGGGAGGCGCAGGCGCAGGGTCTGGGGACCGTTGGCGGTCAATCAGGCTTCCGGGATCAGGTCGTAGACGCGGGCCAGCGCCTGCTCGATCGCCTCCGGACGGGTGCCCCCGGCCTGAGCGAGGTCCGGCTTGCCGCCGCCCCTGCCGTCGACCAGCGGCGCGATCTCCCGCACCAGGTCTCCGGCCCTCAGCCGTCCCGTCAGATCCTTGGTCACCGCCACCAGGAGGGTGGCCTTGCCATCGTTCTCGGCGCCGAGGGCCACGACCCCGCTGCCGAGGCGATCGCGCAGCTTGTCGGCCAGCTCGCGCAGGCCCTTGGCCTCCTTCACCTCGACCTTGGTCGCGAGGACCTTCACGCCGTGCACCTCGCGCAGGTTGTCGAGGAGATCGCTCGAGGAGGCCGTCGCCAGCTTCTGCTCCAGGCGGTGGACCTCCCGCTCGAGCTCCTTCACGCGGGCCACCGCGGCCTCGGCGCGCGCGGCGAGCTCGCGGGGCGCTGCCTTCAGGGCCTCGCCGGCCCGGCGCAGGGTGCGCTCCTCCTCCAGCACACGCTCCACCGCGGCCTCGCCGGTGACCGCCACGATGCGGCGGATCCCCGAGGCGATGGAGGCGTCGGAGACGATCTTGAAGAAGCCGATGTCGCCAGCCCGCTCGACGTGGGTTCCCCCGCAGAGCTCCAGGGACTCCTCGCCGATGCGGACGGTGCGCACGCTGTCGCCGTACTTCTCCCCGAAGATGGCCATGGCGCCCTTCCCCCGCGCCTCCTCGAAGCCGAGGACCTCGGTCACCGAGGGCGCGTTGAGGGCCACCAGCCGGTTGACCCGGCGCTCGATCGCCTCGGTCTCCTCCTCGGAGAGCGGCTCGAAGTGCGCGTAGTCGAAGCGCAGGAGATCGGGCGCGACCAGCGAGCCCTTCTGCTTGGCGTGGTCGCCCAGGGTCTCCTGCAGCGCGAGGTGCAGGAGGTGGGTCGCCGAGTGGTTCGCGCGGATCTTCCGCCGCCGCTCGCCGTCCACGCTCGCCACGACCTTCTGCTCGACCTTCAGGCTGCCCTCGGTGATCTCGCAGACGTGCACGTGGAGGCCCGCGGGCTTGTGGGTCTGGCTCACCTTCGCGGCGAAGCCCTCGGCCGTGAGCGTGCCCTCGTCGCCGACCTGCCCGCCGCTCTCGGCGTAGAAGGGGCTGCGGTCGAGGATCAGCTCGACGGTCTGGCCCGCCGAGGCCTCGGCGACCTCCTGGCCCTCCCGGGCCATGGCCAGCACCCGGCCCTCGCCTGCTTCGGCCTCGTAGCCCAGGAAGTCGGTCTCGCCGTAGCGCTCCGCCCACGAGAGGAAGAGGTCGTCCACCGCCTCGCCCGCGCCCAGCTTGCCGCCGCTGCCGGCCTTCTGATCGTCGAGGGCCTTCTGGAAGCCGATCTCGTCGACGGTGAGGCCACGCTCCCGGAGGATGACCTGGGTGAGATCGAGCGGGAAGCCGTAGGTGTCGTAGAGGAGGAAGGCGTCCGCCCCGGCCAGCTCCTTCGCGTCCCCCAGCTCCTCGAGCTTCTGCTCGAGGATCCGCAGGCCGCGATCGAGGGTGCGCCGGAAGCTCTTCTCCTCGCGGGTGGCGACCTCGAGGATGAAGGCCTTCTGCTCGGCGAGCTCGGGGAAGGCCTCGCTCATCACCGAGACGACCCGCTCGCAGATCCGCGACAGGAAGACCTCCTCGAAGCCCAGGCGCTTCCCGTGGCGGATGCCCCGCCGCATGATCCGGCGCAGCACGTAGCCGCGCCCCTCGTTCGAGGGCATCACCCCGTCGGCGACCAGGAAGGTCGTCGCGCGAGCGTGGTCGGCGATCACCCGCATCGAGATGTCGTCCTCGCTCATGCCGCCGCCGTAGGTCTTGCCGGAGGCCGCCTCGACCTCGGCGATGACGTCGCGCAGCAGGTCGACCTCGTAGTTGCTGTCCTTGCCGGCGACGACCGCCGCGACCCGCTCGAGGCCCATGCCGGTGTCGATCGAGGGCTTGGGCAGGGGGGTCAGGGTGCCGTCCGCCGAGCGATCGAACTGCATGAAGACGAGGTTCCAGACCTCGAGGTGGCGATCGCACTCGCACTCGACGCCCAGGCAGGTCGGCTCGCTGCAGGGCAGGTGGTCGCCCTGGAAGTAGTGGACCTCGGAGCAGGGCCCGCAGGGGCCGGTGTCGCCCATCTGCCAGAAGTTGTCCTTCTCGCCGAGGCGCAGGATGCGCTCCCTCGGGACCCTGATCTGCCGCTCCCAGATCTCGGCGGCCTCGTCGTCGTCGCGGAAGACGGTCACCGTGAGGCGGTCGACGTCCAGGCCCAGCTCTCCGACCAGGAAGTCCCAGCTCCAGCGGATCGCGTCCTCCTTGAAGTAGTCGCCGAAGGAGAAGTTCCCCAGCATCTCGAAGAAGGTGTGGTGGCGGGCGGTGACGCCCACGTTCTCGAGATCGTTGTGCTTGCCGCCGGCGCGAACGCACTTCTGGGTGCTGGTGGCCCGCTGGTAGTCGCGGGTCTCCCTCCCGGTGAAGACGTCCTTGAACTGCACCATCCCGGCGTTGGTGAAGAGCAAGGTCGGATCGTTGGCGGGGACCAGGGAGGAGGACCTCACGACCCGGTGATCGTGGGCGGCGAAGAAGACGAGGAAGCGGTTGCGGATCTCGGTGGCGGTGAGTGCGGACATGGCGGTAATTCCAGGGAAATCGTGCGGACGGGCACGGCCGGGGTCAAACCCCTACCCTATGTGGTGGGTGCCGTCAGGGGGAAGGTGGGTGAAAAACCGGGCGCCCGCCACCACGCCGGCCGCCGGGCCGTTGCTTCCTGCGGGTGGGAGGGGATAGGTTGCGCCGGGGCTGCCGGGGCGCTCCATCTTCGCATCCTTCTCGAACGAGGCCCTGGACCACCCCCTCATGTCTGCTTCGCGCGCCGC contains these protein-coding regions:
- a CDS encoding ATPase, T2SS/T4P/T4SS family; its protein translation is MNPESEEGRVASGSEGVEIPLDPHARDFDLELVSAILVEAGAIDEDSRREVLVRARTQRGRLQKERGGLLSTRGHYEVSPIELVASLQLPDGTGREEVLDEDRITLLVAERIGVESQKIDPLKLDAQLITSTVSRAYARRHGCLPIGQRAGELLLAVVNPWDRELLENVRHITGTEVRPVLCSKADILRSITDVHGFRKSVTAAMSESSGATVLPDIGNLEQLVQLSDHEALEANDRPVVNAVEYLLHYAFDQRASDIHIEPRREFTQVRMRIDGVLHDIYRIPRALHAPVSSRVKVLARLDVAEKRRPQDGRIKTGRGDREVELRVSTVPVAFGEKVVIRVFDPEVLLQDLEDLGFYADELEQFERWISRPNGLILVTGPTGAGKTTTLYSSLQAINRPDINVVTIEDPVEMVCEAFNQISVQRGIGLDFSKALRHVLRQDPDVIMVGEIRDTETAQHAVQAALTGHLVLSTLHTNDSAGAVVRLRDLGVPPFLLGGTLIGSMAQRLVRRVCRGCVQEVPLNHEQLAALGVAHPEDHVGRVVAREGKGCPKCRGTGYLGRSGVFELFEMTPKIGIAVAEGADARTLREIARADGMQDLREHVIRKLADGVTSFSEVLRVTVES
- a CDS encoding PIN domain-containing protein, encoding MKQALIDTGPIVAFLNRRDRHHEWARTELSSLRPPLLTCEPVLAEACFLLRNTEGGADAVLELVARDLLRVQFEVAEEIEALRSLMKKYASVPMSLADACLVRATELHKDSTVLTLDEDFRVYRRNRGQAIPVIMPS
- a CDS encoding AAA family ATPase, with protein sequence MSAPPLALEISRLWSAGWPFLQLETSEEARGLRLIEQVAGLRGATLLRWSATRGLDGRPELDRPEAALEAFLAGEEASLLVLRDLHPYAADPLLVRHLRDRADELTASGRCVVFLGPAFSLPPELSAEVVQVLVPPPDAEELRAMLAELGGTAAAHQDALIAAALGLGENAAHRAFVAAVTQPGEDVVAPVLAEKRRHLRDAFALEVVEPDFGFEDVGGLDTLKRWLAEREQAFTAGAREFGLPLPRGVLLLGVQGCGKSLSAKAVSSHWRLPLLRLDLGAVFGGELPPEAGLRRALRVSEAFGPAVLWIDEIEKGFAGADASMGSVDPTTTRVLATFLTWMQEKEAPVFVVATANEVAGLPPELLRRGRFDEIFFVDLPEDPDRREILAVHLRRRGRDPADFPLESLVDQTRYHSGAELEQVVVSGLYRAFNAGRELEPQDLARAAADLVPLYRTYEERVKALRAWARDRARPAGRQDQVVDILLSGKR
- a CDS encoding phosphodiester glycosidase family protein, whose protein sequence is MSPRLLALLLLGLASIAGCREDSGSWRPLGRGVAAAQLRAPGDVEVQAVRVDLGGADVRVIDARRPGRERATVDRLREETEGAVAVVNGGFFDPSGKPLGLVLADGRERNRLRNVDWGVFWVAGTTAGVVHTDQWATAKPPGVREALQSGPRLVVAGKALKLKKQTARRTVACVPKPRQVVLLTTEAIDAAILAEWLAREPEQGGLGCWHALNLDGGPSTQLSLKAGEHSVEVEGGWGVPNGLAVVIRAP
- a CDS encoding Hsp70 family protein, with product MTANGPQTLRLRLPLTGVEAFVRAWAPKVEEGCLLLPLRKDWAAGTLVRFELLDAEGERLLLGEGKVAELAPARPGAGLLLRLTRMDASSKERWRQVLQLARAGAAPGEPEPEPEPEPEPQPEPQPAPEPEPDEPFTDPSALPPELEEGPTDPGTRPDARLALRPQDEGEDEDEDEGATLVARPEELFGAASDDSTQVTAPPVRRSREVLLVGDTDRDTVVGRPSRQRRSEATDPEGEAMDARLELAGEGEDEDERTQSITSRQPTPAPRRKKKPKVPWYTESQEVALPEALEEGRDPTLTGVFAEEGDEDGPILGIDLGTCRVLAAIADERGVRCLPLDKAGRGLPAVVASGKGGQVLVGASALARRLEQPAETVSGSKRLLGRRFHAPVVQELAEGLPYQLVPDEGGGVAVALAAHTLSVIDINARILGAVKAGAELALGQGCSRAVVSVPAYFGDAGRSAVRQAGLEAGLEVLKIVSEPTAAALAFGYGQKIPGRRVLVYDLGGGTFDVSVLTISGDRFEVVGTGGDNFLGGLDFDLAIVRHLLEAMIRQGGPAEPEPATLERLLTEAEKLKIALSSARALPLEIHGLWRDDAGRSQDLVLEVRREELEGWVEHLIDRTVELTVQTLQEHRLSADQLDDLILVGAQSRMPLVRERLEARLGMEARDGGVDPEQAVALGCALVARNIQQAADPRAAKMELQDILGQNIGLGLPDGRIAPVIERGTRIPCKRTVRVATSEEGQASIELALFQGNVRYTADAEYLGTLAFVELPKRAAGEVQLVVVFDLDEEGLLTVTATEESTGQVISRVLSTVETPDEVEAALQRSSTEIRDLANLVLARERGEGQSTGIFRGIRKLFGGRK
- a CDS encoding glutamate--cysteine ligase, with product MSSPTSAPDQTPIIESIGQLEAYFRGHEKPRDAFRVGMEHEKVGLSSSTLQPLAYFGPGGIEEVLKRGVEEAGFEPIYEHEAIIGLKRDGTSVTLEPGGQLELSGAILEDNHATCKELTEHAALVHRIGDDLGILWLGTGHHPFARREDIHWMPKGRYAIMRSYLPTRGGRALDMMLRTGTVQANYDYASEEDMVRKMRAALSVTSLVSAIYANSPLVEGKLTGWVSERQRIWLDVDPDRTGLLPFVFDEDFGYQRYLEWALDVPMFFLRRRGQFLSKICGVPFRRFLEEGFEGIQPRMGDFEDHLTTLFPEVRLKGYLEVRGADGCRRDLNCALPALWKGILYDDDASEAAIALMADVDARGRERLREAVAREGLEAKVDQVNVLERARELLAISQEGLKRQACLDANGRDERVYLEEVDRILSLGKSPGHLVAEFWQKDWGAHPERLAEHCKF
- a CDS encoding ribbon-helix-helix domain-containing protein, whose protein sequence is MREPMRTISLKIPARLDRLLTVLARRRGTSRSAVLREALDALAGIEEHSFAAGAADLAGRVEGPSDLSTSERHLEGFGE